One segment of Mastomys coucha isolate ucsf_1 unplaced genomic scaffold, UCSF_Mcou_1 pScaffold23, whole genome shotgun sequence DNA contains the following:
- the LOC116073122 gene encoding olfactory receptor 7G1-like, protein MEISNQSVISEFFLIGLTYVPDIESFIFSLFLSIYFVTIFGNILIILAVSLDYQLHTPMYFFIANLSFTDICISTTIIPKVLLNIETQNQSITYTGCLSQVCFVLIFGGLESCLLAVMAYDRYLAIVHPLRYTVIMNPCLCVLLVLLSLFISTMNALLHSLMLLKLSFCKDQNILHFFCELVQVIRHACSDTFVNTLLIYTVTSVFAGVPLAGIIFSYIQIVSSILKISSVKGRKKAFSTCGSHLSVVSLFYGTAFGVYMSSAVSDSYVKNIVFSMMYIVVPQMLNPFIYSLRNREMKQAMRHLLFSMFISSP, encoded by the coding sequence ATGGAAATTTCAAACCAATCGgttatttctgaattttttctAATTGGACTGACATATGTTCCGGACATTGAGTCATTTATCTTCAGCTTGTTCCTGTCTATATATTTTGTTACCATCTTTGGAAACATTCTCATTATCTTGGCTGTAAGCTTGGACTATCAACTCCATACACCCATGTACTTTTTTATTGCCAATCTGTCCTTTACTGACATCTGTATAAGCACAACAATAATCCCAAAGGTGCTGTTGAACATCGAAACACAGAACCAGAGCATTACCTACACAGGCTGCCTGTCCcaggtttgttttgtattgattTTTGGTGGCTTGGAAAGTTGTCTACTTGCTGTGATGGCCTATGACCGTTACTTGGCCATAGTTCATCCTCTAAGGTATACAGTTATCATGAACCCTTGTCTATGTGTACTGCTGGTTTTACTCTCACTGTTTATCAGTACCATGAATGCACTACTGCACAGTCTGATGTTGTTAAAACTGTCTTTTTGCAAAGACCAGAATAtccttcatttcttctgtgaACTTGTTCAAGTCATCAGACATGCCTGCTCTGATACTTTCGTCAATACCCTTCTTATTTACACAGTGACTAGTGTATTTGCTGGTGTTCCTCTTGCTGggattattttctcttatattcaAATTGTGTCCTCTATTCTTAAGATATCATCAGTAAAGGGACGGAAGAAAGCCTTTTCCACTTGTGGATCTCATCTCTCAGTAGTATCTTTATTCTATGGGACAGCTTTTGGAGTATATATGAGTTCTGCAGTTTCGGACTCTTATGTTAAGAATATAGTCTTTTCTATGATGTATATTGTGGTTCCTCAAATGCTGAACCCTTTTATATACAGTTTGAGGAACAGAGAAATGAAGCAAGCCATGAGACACCTTCTATTTTCTATGTTCATATCATCTCCATAA